TTAAAAACGGAATTGAAAAACCTCCAAATGCTGCATCAACATGAAAATAAATATTATTTTCAAAAGCTATTTTGGAAATTTCTTCAATAGGGTCAATTAAACCCAATTCAGTTGTTCCGGCAATAGCCACAATTGCTACAGTCTTATCTGAAATTACACTTTTTAAAGCATCCACATCAATTTTATAATTTTTATCAATTTTTGCTTCAACAATCTTCAAATTCAACATATCTGCAGCTTTTTTAAATGAAAAATGAGCAGATTCGGGAATGATAATTTCTCCATCGACTATTCCCTTGTATTTTCTTGCATGATTTCTAGCAGCACGGATAGCCATAATGTTAGCTTCAGTACCCCCAGTTACAATATTACCATAAGCTTCTTCTAACGATAATAATTCACCAATAGATTTTATAACTTCATTTTCAACATATTTTGTTCCTTTAAAAAGACCAGGATCTCCCAAATTAGTATCAAGGAACTTGCAATAAACCTCTTTCGCAAACGGATGTGCTTCAGTACACATAGAACCTAAAATTCTACCATCTGCATAATTATAATCCAATTTATGAATTTCATACAGTTCATTTAAAATTTCTTCTTTATCCATTGGTTTATCTTGCATAAAATAACCTAACAACAATAATTTAAATAAAAATAAAATAAAAAAAAGAAATAAAAAGATTATTCTAAACGTTTACGAGCAGCGTCAAGAATAATTTTTTGTTCAGCTCTAGCAACAGTCTTTCTTACATCAGCAATAGCGTCAGTGTTTGAAGATACACTAGAGATTCCATATCCAACAAGTTTTTCAACAATGTGAGGCACACTACCTGCTTGGCCGCAAATACTACATTTGACACCTGCTTCAGCACATTTTCTAATTGTTCTTTCAATTAGTTTCATTACTGCTGGGTGTTCTTCAGTGTAGTGTTTTGCTACAAATTCATTGTTTCTGTCAACTGCAAGAGTGTATTGAGTTAAATCGTTGGTTCCTAAACTTACAAAGTCTATTCCAACTTTGATATACTCATCAATCATGATTGCAGCTGCTGGAATTTCAACCATCATTCCGAAATCAACATCTTTGTGAGGTTCGAATCCTACTTCTGAACATAATGCTTTAGCCTGAACCAATTCAGCAGGACTTTGAGATAATGGAATCATGATTCCAATGTTAGTGTAACCTTTTTCATGTAATTTTTTAATAGCTTTGAATTCACATTTAAGAATTTCAGGTTGGTCAAGTTCTCTTCTGATTCCTCTCCAACCAAGCATTGGATTGTGTTCTCTAGGTTCGTTTTCTCCACCTTCCAATGTGATGAATTCATCTGTTGGAGCATCTAAAGTTCTATACCATACAGGTCTTGGATAAAATGCATCTGCTACAATTTGAACATTGTCTGCAATTGTATCAATCAATTCATCTTCTCTGCCTTCAGCGATGAATTTGCCTGGGTGGATACCAGAGGTCAACATTAAATGTTCTGTTCTTAAAAGTCCGACACCATCAGCGCCAGTTGCAGCTGCTTTTTCTGCAGCTTCAGGCATACTTACATTAGCTTTAACTTCAGTTACTGTAATAATTGGAGCTGCTTCAACAGTACCTTGAACAGCGACAGCTTCTTCTTTAGCATCAGAAATTCCGTCAAATACTAATCCTTTTTTACCGTCTAAAGTAACACCGGAATTTTCTTTTAAAGTAGTTGTAGCATCACCAGTTCCAACAACACAAGGAATACCTAATTCACGAGAAATAATAGATGCGTGACAAGTTACTCCACCTTCATCAGTGACAATACCGCTTGCTCTTCTCATAGCCGGAACCATATCCGGAGTGGTCATGGTGGTTACCATAATGTCTCCATCTTGGATTTTATCCAATTCATCAATATCCAAAACAATTTTTACATTACCTGAGGCCATACCTGGACTTGCACCAAGACCTCTTACAAGAACATCACCTAAATCAGAAGAAGAACCATCTTCAGCTTCCTTATCGACATCGCCTAAAGTAGTAATTGGCCTTGCTTGTAATAAGAATAACATACTATTTTCGAAAGCCCATTCAGTATCCATAGGTTCCCCGTAATGAGCTTGAACTCTTTTACCCATTTCAGTTAATTGAATGAGTTCTGAATCAGATAAAACTCTTTCTTTTCTTTTATCTTCAGGAACATCTACTTTAATACTTGTTCCATTTTCATCATTAGTGTACATTACTTTTTTGTCACTAATTGTTACATTGATGATTTCATTATTTTTCTTGTCAACTTGATAGTTATCAGGAGTTACATCACCAGAAACTACAGATTCACCAAGACCCCATGATCCTTCGATTAAAGCAATTTCTTCACCAGTGGATGGATTTACAGTAAACATTACACCAGCTTTATCAGCATTAGCCATTTTTTGAACTACAACAGCGATGTAAACTTTGGAATGTTCAAAGTTATTTTCTTCCCTGTAGAAAATAGCTCTTGCTTCAAATAAAGAAGCCCAACATTTTCTGATATATTCAATTACTTCATCATTTCCGGAAACATGTAAAAAAGTATCTTGTTGACCTGCAAAAGAAGCTTCAGGCAAGTCTTCTGCAGTAGCTGAAGATCTGATTGCAACATCAGTGTCATCTTCGCCTACTCTTTGACAAAGTTGATTGTAAGCTTCGGTAATAAACAAAATC
This region of uncultured Methanobrevibacter sp. genomic DNA includes:
- the ppsA gene encoding phosphoenolpyruvate synthase, with product MYVVKFEDLNKSDIGIAGGKGANLGELTQAGIPVPPGFVVTAETYEKFMEEAGINDKVMDILDKIDINDTKALQAASEEIKSIINESPIPEDMILFITEAYNQLCQRVGEDDTDVAIRSSATAEDLPEASFAGQQDTFLHVSGNDEVIEYIRKCWASLFEARAIFYREENNFEHSKVYIAVVVQKMANADKAGVMFTVNPSTGEEIALIEGSWGLGESVVSGDVTPDNYQVDKKNNEIINVTISDKKVMYTNDENGTSIKVDVPEDKRKERVLSDSELIQLTEMGKRVQAHYGEPMDTEWAFENSMLFLLQARPITTLGDVDKEAEDGSSSDLGDVLVRGLGASPGMASGNVKIVLDIDELDKIQDGDIMVTTMTTPDMVPAMRRASGIVTDEGGVTCHASIISRELGIPCVVGTGDATTTLKENSGVTLDGKKGLVFDGISDAKEEAVAVQGTVEAAPIITVTEVKANVSMPEAAEKAAATGADGVGLLRTEHLMLTSGIHPGKFIAEGREDELIDTIADNVQIVADAFYPRPVWYRTLDAPTDEFITLEGGENEPREHNPMLGWRGIRRELDQPEILKCEFKAIKKLHEKGYTNIGIMIPLSQSPAELVQAKALCSEVGFEPHKDVDFGMMVEIPAAAIMIDEYIKVGIDFVSLGTNDLTQYTLAVDRNNEFVAKHYTEEHPAVMKLIERTIRKCAEAGVKCSICGQAGSVPHIVEKLVGYGISSVSSNTDAIADVRKTVARAEQKIILDAARKRLE
- the mfnA gene encoding tyrosine decarboxylase MfnA, with the translated sequence MQDKPMDKEEILNELYEIHKLDYNYADGRILGSMCTEAHPFAKEVYCKFLDTNLGDPGLFKGTKYVENEVIKSIGELLSLEEAYGNIVTGGTEANIMAIRAARNHARKYKGIVDGEIIIPESAHFSFKKAADMLNLKIVEAKIDKNYKIDVDALKSVISDKTVAIVAIAGTTELGLIDPIEEISKIAFENNIYFHVDAAFGGFSIPFLRKLGHDLPVFDFSLPGVCSITVDPHKMGLAPIPAGGIIFRKEEYLEVMAVDSPYLTVKTQSTIVGTRLGASAVATYAIMKYFGKQGYCKIAEELMENTKLLYDGLNELGYEVVCKPELNIVAFNHPDMDTNLLAEKLEEKNWKVSVAKCPVAIRIVLMNHIKKNHIKELLEDLKEIY